From one Anoplolepis gracilipes chromosome 10, ASM4749672v1, whole genome shotgun sequence genomic stretch:
- the LOC140670186 gene encoding motile sperm domain-containing protein 1, translating into MPPPLAATPRKLPIFVFPQNISFYLDDQSTHKQVLTLYNPYDFPVKFKVLCTAPNKYQVVDPEGIIKASCCVDIVVRHTALLASNCNVLDKFRIHMQEYPTKQVIGKRDVEAKLLSGTTETAGRSTPDPDMFQQLPINESRQQQSYALITRNKTIDRGTNYVALITGIICIIGLLLPTEGEQSHRVPDYLHLSVNFKLIFSFVLGMVANIVLGL; encoded by the exons ATGCCACCGCCATTAGCAGCTACACCTCGGAAATTACCAATTTTTGTGTTTCCACAAAATATCTCGTTCTATTTAGACGATCAATCTACTCACAAACAAGTATTGACTTTGTATAATCCGTATGATTTTCCTGTAAAATTTAAag ttttatgtACTGCACCAAACAAATATCAAGTGGTTGATCCAGAAGGCATAATAAAAGCTAGCTGCTGCGTTGATATTGTTGTCAGGCATACAGCATTGTTGGCAAGTAATTGTAATGTACTTGATAAATTCAGAATACATATGCAAGAATACCCTACTAAGCAg GTGATTGGTAAACGAGATGTTGAAGCTAAACTTCTCTCTGGAACGACAGAAACAGCTGGAAGGTCAACACCAGATCCAGATATGTTTCAACAGCTGCCAATAAATGAAAGCAGGCAGCAACAATCTTATGCACTTATAACCCGAAATAAGACGATAGATA gaGGTACAAATTATGTAGCACTCATCACAGgaattatatgcataattgGACTGCTTCTACCTACTGAAGGAGAACAAAGTCATAGGGTGCCTGATTATCTCCATCTTTCTGtgaactttaaattaatattctcattTGTATtag GTATGGTTGCAAATATTGTTTTAGGGCTATAA
- the Moca-cyp gene encoding peptidyl-prolyl cis-trans isomerase G isoform X1 has product MNINTRVFFDIEVGGLPMGRIVFELFQDICPITCENFRALCTGEKGLGKTTGKPLYYKGIVFHRVVKDFMIQGGDFSIGNGTGGESIYGGTFTDENFIIKHNKPFLLSMANRGKDTNGSQFFITTQPAPHLDNVHVVFGEVVTGQEIITHIEGLPVDRMSRPLQDAKVVNCGELVLKIKSKAKKREAKQSSSEDSESDSYPDKAKKKKKSKKSKKKVKSEDGEIRDSNEEDSGQPHPLVSVTKIDPDEIPEVPANKFLYRAGSTNNANQKEFRQHYGRDRVRSHRKTGRVFKGRGIFRYHTPSRSRSRSITPPHWKQAQNRTIKLHEFQKIEKERVKKEEGFDKQGEIDRPKKFADNSDENNQVQDLDNICTTELMENKENDQIDETAAMNKIAYQQDDNAKRDMEDNDITQNKEDIKHNKNEKSLKRDNNRSYNDRSSRRDSRDRSRRRGRSRSRDRRRSRERDYDRRGSRDRRNRRNYSPRRRDSYRANRRDNYRHYDRRNDRRPNNFNSYQDNDNFSRYDKNKYKKIDSVTDTSQPKFKRRSRSSSSSSQHSKK; this is encoded by the exons ATGAATATTAATACGAGGGTATTCTTTGACATCGAAGTCGGTGGACTGCCCATGGGTAGAATAGTATTTGAGCTTTTTCAGGACATTTGTCCTATAACGTGCGAAAACTTTCGCGCTTTATGTACTGGAGAGAAAGGACTTGGGAAAACAACAGGCAAACCTTTGTATTATAAAGGAATTGTTTTTCATAGGGttgtaaaagattttatgATTCAAGGTGGAGATTTTTCAATAGGTAATGGAACAGGTGGTGAATCCATTTATGGTGGTACATTTAcag aTGAAAACTTTATCATCAAGCATAATAAGCCATTTTTGTTATCAATGGCAAATCGTGGAAAAGATACCAATGGCTCACAATTTTTCAT TACAACACAACCAGCGCCTCACCTCGACAA TGTCCATGTGGTTTTTGGAGAAGTAGTGACTGGGCAAGAAATCATTACACACATTGAAGGACTTCCAGTAGATCGCATGTCTCGTCCATTACAAGATGCTAAGGTTGTAAACTGTGGAGAATTAGTTTTGAAGATAAAGAGTAAAG CAAAAAAACGAGAAGCTAAGCAAAGTAGTTCTGAGGATTCCGAGTCTGATTCCTATCCCGataaagcaaaaaagaaaaagaagagcaAAAAAAG taaaaagaaagtaaagtCAGAAGACGGTGAAATTCGGGATTCTAATGAGGAAGATAGCGGGCAACCACATCCACTAGTATCTGTTACTAAAATTGATCCTGATGAAATTCCAGAAGTACcggcaaataaatttttatatagagcaGGCTCCACCAATAATGCAAATCAGAAGGAATTTAGACAGCATTATGGAAGAGATCGTGTACGATCTCACAGAAAGACTGGTCGTGTTTTTAAGGGTAGAGGAATATTC cgATATCATACTCCTTCTCGAAGTCGTTCCAGAAGTATAACTCCACCTCATTGGAAGCAAGCTCAAAATCGTACTATCAAATTGCACGAATTTcag AAAATAGAAAAGGAACGTGTCAAGAAAGAAGAGGGATTTGATAAGCAAGGTGAAATTGACAGACCTAAAAAATTTGCAGACAATTCTGATGAAAATAATCAAGTACAAGATCTAGATAATATATGCACAACAGAATTGATggagaataaagaaaatgacCAGATAGATGAGACAGCagctatgaataaaatagCCTATCAGCAAGATGACAATGCAAAGAGAGACATGGAAGATAATGACATTACGCAAAACAAAGAggatattaaacataataagaatgaaaaatcattaaaacgtGACAACAATCGATCTTACAATGACAGAAGTTCCCGACGTGATTCGAGAGATAGAAGCAGACGGCGCGGACGTTCTCGATCAAGAGATCGCCGAAGATCAAGAGAGAGGGACTATGATCGTAGAGGAAGTCGTGATAGAAGGAATCGGAGAAATTATTCTCCTCGTAGACGAGATTCTTACAGAGCTAACAGAAGAGATAATTACAGACACTACGATAGACGCAACGATAGACgtccaaataattttaattcctaCCAAGACAACGATAATTTTTCGCGctatgacaaaaataaatataaaaaaattgatagcgTAACGGATACGAGTCAACCGAAATTTAAACGTCGTTCACGATCAAGCAGTTCAAGTAGCCAGCACTCCAAAAAGTAA
- the Moca-cyp gene encoding uncharacterized protein Moca-cyp isoform X2, translated as MKAGSFCSSLIPLIIFCCCSTTQPAPHLDNVHVVFGEVVTGQEIITHIEGLPVDRMSRPLQDAKVVNCGELVLKIKSKAKKREAKQSSSEDSESDSYPDKAKKKKKSKKSKKKVKSEDGEIRDSNEEDSGQPHPLVSVTKIDPDEIPEVPANKFLYRAGSTNNANQKEFRQHYGRDRVRSHRKTGRVFKGRGIFRYHTPSRSRSRSITPPHWKQAQNRTIKLHEFQKIEKERVKKEEGFDKQGEIDRPKKFADNSDENNQVQDLDNICTTELMENKENDQIDETAAMNKIAYQQDDNAKRDMEDNDITQNKEDIKHNKNEKSLKRDNNRSYNDRSSRRDSRDRSRRRGRSRSRDRRRSRERDYDRRGSRDRRNRRNYSPRRRDSYRANRRDNYRHYDRRNDRRPNNFNSYQDNDNFSRYDKNKYKKIDSVTDTSQPKFKRRSRSSSSSSQHSKK; from the exons ATGAAAGCTGGCTCTTTCTGTTCATCTCTCATCCCCTTAATCATATTTTGTTGTTGTAGTACAACACAACCAGCGCCTCACCTCGACAA TGTCCATGTGGTTTTTGGAGAAGTAGTGACTGGGCAAGAAATCATTACACACATTGAAGGACTTCCAGTAGATCGCATGTCTCGTCCATTACAAGATGCTAAGGTTGTAAACTGTGGAGAATTAGTTTTGAAGATAAAGAGTAAAG CAAAAAAACGAGAAGCTAAGCAAAGTAGTTCTGAGGATTCCGAGTCTGATTCCTATCCCGataaagcaaaaaagaaaaagaagagcaAAAAAAG taaaaagaaagtaaagtCAGAAGACGGTGAAATTCGGGATTCTAATGAGGAAGATAGCGGGCAACCACATCCACTAGTATCTGTTACTAAAATTGATCCTGATGAAATTCCAGAAGTACcggcaaataaatttttatatagagcaGGCTCCACCAATAATGCAAATCAGAAGGAATTTAGACAGCATTATGGAAGAGATCGTGTACGATCTCACAGAAAGACTGGTCGTGTTTTTAAGGGTAGAGGAATATTC cgATATCATACTCCTTCTCGAAGTCGTTCCAGAAGTATAACTCCACCTCATTGGAAGCAAGCTCAAAATCGTACTATCAAATTGCACGAATTTcag AAAATAGAAAAGGAACGTGTCAAGAAAGAAGAGGGATTTGATAAGCAAGGTGAAATTGACAGACCTAAAAAATTTGCAGACAATTCTGATGAAAATAATCAAGTACAAGATCTAGATAATATATGCACAACAGAATTGATggagaataaagaaaatgacCAGATAGATGAGACAGCagctatgaataaaatagCCTATCAGCAAGATGACAATGCAAAGAGAGACATGGAAGATAATGACATTACGCAAAACAAAGAggatattaaacataataagaatgaaaaatcattaaaacgtGACAACAATCGATCTTACAATGACAGAAGTTCCCGACGTGATTCGAGAGATAGAAGCAGACGGCGCGGACGTTCTCGATCAAGAGATCGCCGAAGATCAAGAGAGAGGGACTATGATCGTAGAGGAAGTCGTGATAGAAGGAATCGGAGAAATTATTCTCCTCGTAGACGAGATTCTTACAGAGCTAACAGAAGAGATAATTACAGACACTACGATAGACGCAACGATAGACgtccaaataattttaattcctaCCAAGACAACGATAATTTTTCGCGctatgacaaaaataaatataaaaaaattgatagcgTAACGGATACGAGTCAACCGAAATTTAAACGTCGTTCACGATCAAGCAGTTCAAGTAGCCAGCACTCCAAAAAGTAA
- the Alix gene encoding programmed cell death 6-interacting protein: MSHLTLYVKMAELIAIPLKKPSDVDIVKPLTNVIKSTYNTPGNQKDYTDAIAEFSKLRNNALWRAFEKYESSLQVIYSYYDQLCALEGKIPAHELQIPFKWKDAFDRTIFGGKLSLTISTLAYEKVCVLFNIASLQSSIAATQSLDSDEGLRLSAKLFQQSAGIFNYLKGNVMMAIQQEPTPDISPETLGALSALMLAQAQEIFVHKAIHDSMKDGVVARLAAQAEELYADALKLFQKEIFRAFWDKEWVPLIAGKQAGYRAMAEYYQSLVCKNNKLIGEEIARLEHAVELFKAAQQRSNKPSLFQDYANRAQRNLTEVKKDNDFIYHERIPDIKNVEAIGKASVAKLLPLPETFSSDFKDLFVELLPVTIHNALSAYENRRNELVNYEVSNLREMTQLLNSVLASLNLPAAIEDTSGTEIPQSVLEKALYVRNAGGIQALEVATKELPDLLQRNKELLDECDRMLQEERESDNQLREQFKERWKRTPSARLTEQFTINLQKYREIINNAITADKVVRDKFESNKEGMEILSLDEDELTRIVPQGSAIQESNVVVQLRKLMDNVETLKAERDAIESEFKSATNDMKTTFLSALAKDGAIDEPNLSVESLGKCYGPLQKQVRESIARQEKLVAEIQTCHTEFTNEQAGSGSARETMLCKLASAYDAFKELKSNLTEGAKFYNDLTQLLVVFQNKISDFCFARKTEKEELLKDLTTNLSHTGPATTPSIPSHHSSGQSGVNQPAEIGTAPPQLPYPTQHQGGMPIPYGATPATPYPAYVPPPMPTTYNPYATMPYPTQGGYNPYQGMPQVPYGGYATMPRYGGTQPPHGQNPW, encoded by the exons ATGTCACATTTGACATTATACGTCAAGATGGCTGAGCTTATTGCGATTCCGTTGAAGAAACCTTCCGACGTTGATATAGTAAAACCGCTTACAAATGTCATTAAATCAACCTACAACACCCCAGGCAATCAGAAAGATTATACGGACGCTATCGCGGAATTTAGCAAGCTGAGAAATAACGCCCTTTGGCGGGCCTTTGAGAAATATGAAAGTTCTTTGCAGGTTATCTACAG CTATTATGATCAATTATGTGCTTTGGAAGGAAAAATCCCTGCTCATGAATTACAAATACCATTCAAGTGGAAAGATGCCTTTGATCGTACAATTTTTGGTGGGAAACTTAGTTTAA CCATTAGCACATTGGCATATGAAAAAGTATGCGTACTTTTCAATATCGCTTCTTTACAAAGTTCGATAGCTGCTACACAATCGTTAGATAGTGACGAAGGATTGAGACTGTCGGCTAAATTATTTCAG CAATCAGCTgggatatttaattatctgaaAGGAAATGTCATGATGGCAATTCAACAAGAACCAACGCCTGATATTAGTCCAGAAACGCTTGGAGCATTAAGTGCATTAATGCTCGCGCAAGCGCAAGAAATATTTGTGCATAAAGCAATCCACGATTCTATGAAAGACGGCGTTGTCGCTAGACTGGCAGCACAAGCAGAAGAATTATATGCAGATgctttgaaattatttcaaaaggAAATCTTTCGTGCATTTTGGGACAAAGAATGGGTGCCTTTG ATAGCAGGTAAACAAGCTGGTTATCGCGCCATGGCTGAATATTATCAATCACtcgtatgcaaaaataataaattgattggAGAAGAAATTGCTAGATTAGAG cATGCTGTGGAGTTGTTCAAAGCTGCCCAGCAAAGATCAAATAAGCCAAGCTTATTCCAAGATTATGCCAACAGAGCACAAAGAAATCTGACGGAAGTAAAAAAggataatgattttatatatcacgAAAGAATTCCAGACATTAAGAATGTAGAAGCTATAGGAAAAGCTAGTGTTGCTAAATTACTTCCGCTTCCCGAAACATTCAGTTCTGATTTTAAAG ATTTGTTTGTGGAATTATTACCTGTTACTATTCATAATGCATTGTCAGCCTATGAGAATCGTCGTAATGAGCTTGTCAATTACGAAGTTTCAAACCTTCGAGAAATGACTCAACTTTTAAACAG tgttttggcaAGTTTGAATCTACCAGCGGCTATAGAAGATACAAGTGGAACAGAAATACCTCAATCGGTATTAGAAAAAGCCCTTTATGTGCGAAATGCAGGAGGCATACAAGCTTTAGAAGTAGCTACGAAAGAACTACCGGATTTATTACAACGTAATAAAGAGCTTTTGGACGAG tgtgATAGAATGTTGCAAGAGGAACGTGAATCAGACAACCAATTAAGAGAACAATTCAAAGAACGTTGGAAGCGAACACCCAGTGCCCGACTGACAGAacaatttactattaatttacaaaaatatcgtgaaattataaataacgcaATTACTGCTGATAAG GTGGTTCGTGACAAATTTGAAAGTAATAAAGAAGGAATGGAAATTTTAAGTTTGGATGAGGACGAACTTACTAGGATTGTTCCGCAAGGTTCGGCTATACAAGAGAGTAATGTTGTTGTACAACTCAGAAAATTAATGGATAAT gtGGAAACATTGAAAGCTGAACGAGATGCTATTGAAAGCGAATTCAAATCCGCTACCAATGATATGAAGACTACATTCCTTTCGGCGCTAGCTAAAGATGGTGCGATCGATGAACCAAATTTATCTGTCGAAAGTTTGGGAAAATGTTATGGACCTTTACAAAAACAAGTACGAGAAAGCATAGCACGTCAAGAAAAATTAGTTGCTGAAATTCAG ACATGTCATACAGAATTTACGAATGAACAAGCTGGTAGTGGAAGCGCCCGGGAAACAATGCTCTGTAAACTGGCTTCCGCTTATGATGCATTTAAAGAGTTAAAAAGTAACTTGACAGAAGGGgctaaattttataacgacTTGACACAG CTACTGGTAGTTTTCCAAAACAAGATATCCGACTTCTGTTTCGCCCGAAAAACTGAAAAAGAAGAACTATTGAAGGATTTAACAACGAACTTGAGTCATACCGGTCCTGCTACAACACCAAGCATCCCGTCTCATCATAGCAGTG GACAATCCGGTGTAAATCAACCAGCGGAAATCGGTACGGCACCGCCGCAGCTACCATATCCTACGCAACATCAAGGTGGTATGCCTATACCTTACGGTGCTACACCAGCAACACCCTATCCAGCCTATGTTCCTCCACCGATGCCGACAACGTACAATCCATATGCTACAATGCCATATCCTACACAAG gagGATACAATCCGTACCAAGGTATGCCTCAAGTTCCATACGGAGGCTATGCGACAATGCCGCGTTATGGTGGTACTCAGCCACCGCATGGTCAAAATCCATGGTGA
- the LOC140670174 gene encoding cytochrome P450 6a2-like isoform X1, which produces MSFRNWHYIRKYKINYVKKLMKNIKNIAAILHMRTLKKMSYLDKIFKETLRKYPLVTQLVRKSTSSYTFDGTKINIPENQNIIIPVYAFHRDPDIYPKPDVFDPERFTDELVQTRHSMFYLPFGDGPRNCIANIACYNRSTMGFFEILCGIAAILIFAYYYFTSTFDFWKSRGVRGPQPIPGFGNFKDVMLAKMGLHDNMMKICKDYKYEPMIGVFNVTRPILVVKDPDLIKDILIKDFTAFADRGTPIHEKLDPLSQHLFALEFKRWRPLRTRLSPVFSTGKLKEMFFLISQCADRLDRYIEKLVNKNESIECCELTAKYTTDVIGTCVFGIEINALSDKDNEFRRIGKKMFMPSWKNILQLRLKQSLPWLCDILSYILPQMEIIEFFTRLVVETMKYRDTNNTVRHDFIDTLRELKKHSNKLGDIDLTDHFLAAQAFVFFGAGFENSSVTISNALYEMALNQEIQVKLREEIDKEYKKPSGNFTYENVKKMSYLDKIFHETLRKYPPAVQLERISTSSYIFEGTKVNIPKNQSIIIPIYAIQRDPDIYPNPDVFDPERFTHELVQTRHSMFYLPFGDGPRNCIGARFAVYQIKIGLIKILQNYKVETCEKTQIPYICDPKAFILSPLDGIYLKMIKIN; this is translated from the exons ATGTCCTTTAGGAATTGGCATTACATCAGGAAATACAAGATAAACTACGTGAAGAAATTgatgaagaatataaaaaacatagcggcaattttacatatgagaacgttaaaaaaaatgagttatttggataaaattttcaaag AAACTTTACGAAAATACCCTCTAGTGACACAGCTTGTAAGAAAATCGACGTCAAGTTATACTTTTGATGgtactaaaattaatataccaGAAAAccaaaacataataattccCGTTTACGCGTTTCATCGAGATCCAGATATTTATCCAAAACCTGATGTATTCGATCCAGAGAGATTTACTGACGAACTTGTGCAAACCAGACACTCAATGTTTTATCTACCTTTCGGCGATGGACCAAGAAATTGCATTG cgAACATTGCTTGCTATAATCGATCAACAATGGGATTTTTCGAAATACTGTGCGGCATTGCTGCTATACTTATCTTTGcttattattactttacatCAACTTTCGATTTTTGGAAGTCACGTGGCGTTCGTGGTCCACAACCGATACCAGGATTCGGTAATTTTAAAGACGTTATGCTTGCAAAAATGGGCCTCCATGAtaatatgatgaaaatatGCAAAGACTACAAATATGAACCTATGATTGGAGTATTCAATGTAACAAGACCTATTCTTGTTGTAAAAGATccagatttaattaaagatattcttATCAAAGATTTTACTGCGTTTGCCGATAGAGGAACACCCATTCATGAAAAG TTAGATCCCCTGTCGCAACATCTTTTCGCGTTAGAATTTAAAAGATGGCGACCATTAAGAACAAGACTGTCGCCAGTTTTTTCAACCGGCAAATTAAAGGAGatgttctttttaatatcgcaATGCGCTGATCGACTTGATCGATATATAGAAAAACTGGTGAATAAAAACGAGTCGATAGAATGTTGCGAATTGACGGCGAAATATACGACCGATGTAATCGGTACTTGCGTTTTCGGCATCGAGATAAACGCTCTATCGGACAAAGATAACGAATTCCGTAGAATAGGAAAAAAGATGTTCATGCCAAGCtggaaaaatattctacaattGAGACTCAAACAATCTCTGCCCTGGCTTTGCGACATACTCAGTTACATCTTACCACAAATGGAgataatcgaattttttacACGCCTTGTCGTAGAGACCATGAAGTATAGAGATACAAATAATACTGTTAGGCACGATTTTATTGATACACTGcgtgaattaaaaaaacattcaaaTAAACTGGGTGATATTG atttgaCAGACCATTTCTTAGCTGCTCAAGCATTTGTATTTTTCGGTGCCGGTTTTGAAAATTCATCGGTGACCATCAGTAACGCTCTTTACGAGATGGCATTAAATCAGGAAATACAAGTTAAACTACGTGaagaaattgataaagaatataaaaaacctAGTGGCAATTTTACATATGAgaacgttaaaaaaatgagttatttagataaaattttccatG aaactTTGCGAAAATATCCTCCAGCGGTACAGCTTGAGAGAATATCGACGTCAAGTTATATTTTTGAGGGTACTAAAGTTAATATACCCAAAAACCaaagcataataattcctATTTACGCGATTCAACGAGATCCAGATATTTATCCAAACCCTGATGTATTCGATCCAGAGAGATTTACTCACGAACTTGTGCAAACCAGACActcaatgttttatttaccTTTTGGCGATGGGCCAAGGAATTGCATTG gtgCTCGCTTTGCTGTTTATCAAATAAAGATTGGACTTATAAAGATATTGCAAAACTATAAAGTCGAAACTTGTGAAAAAACGCAAATACCTTACATATGTGATCCTAAGGCTTTCATATTATCACCATTAGatggaatatatttaaaaatgattaaaattaattga
- the LOC140670174 gene encoding cytochrome P450 6a2-like isoform X2 yields MSFRNWHYIRKYKINYVKKLMKNIKNIAAILHMRTLKKMSYLDKIFKETLRKYPLVTQLVRKSTSSYTFDGTKINIPENQNIIIPVYAFHRDPDIYPKPDVFDPERFTDELVQTRHSMFYLPFGDGPRNCIANIACYNRSTMGFFEILCGIAAILIFAYYYFTSTFDFWKSRGVRGPQPIPGFGNFKDVMLAKMGLHDNMMKICKDYKYEPMIGVFNVTRPILVVKDPDLIKDILIKDFTAFADRGTPIHEKLDPLSQHLFALEFKRWRPLRTRLSPVFSTGKLKEMFFLISQCADRLDRYIEKLVNKNESIECCELTAKYTTDVIGTCVFGIEINALSDKDNEFRRIGKKMFMPSWKNILQLRLKQSLPWLCDILSYILPQMEIIEFFTRLVVETMKYRDTNNTVRHDFIDTLRELKKHSNKLGDIDLTDHFLAAQAFVFFGAGFENSSVTISNALYEMALNQEIQVKLREEIDKEYKKPSGNFTYENVKKMSYLDKIFHDPDIYPNPDVFDPERFTHELVQTRHSMFYLPFGDGPRNCIGARFAVYQIKIGLIKILQNYKVETCEKTQIPYICDPKAFILSPLDGIYLKMIKIN; encoded by the exons ATGTCCTTTAGGAATTGGCATTACATCAGGAAATACAAGATAAACTACGTGAAGAAATTgatgaagaatataaaaaacatagcggcaattttacatatgagaacgttaaaaaaaatgagttatttggataaaattttcaaag AAACTTTACGAAAATACCCTCTAGTGACACAGCTTGTAAGAAAATCGACGTCAAGTTATACTTTTGATGgtactaaaattaatataccaGAAAAccaaaacataataattccCGTTTACGCGTTTCATCGAGATCCAGATATTTATCCAAAACCTGATGTATTCGATCCAGAGAGATTTACTGACGAACTTGTGCAAACCAGACACTCAATGTTTTATCTACCTTTCGGCGATGGACCAAGAAATTGCATTG cgAACATTGCTTGCTATAATCGATCAACAATGGGATTTTTCGAAATACTGTGCGGCATTGCTGCTATACTTATCTTTGcttattattactttacatCAACTTTCGATTTTTGGAAGTCACGTGGCGTTCGTGGTCCACAACCGATACCAGGATTCGGTAATTTTAAAGACGTTATGCTTGCAAAAATGGGCCTCCATGAtaatatgatgaaaatatGCAAAGACTACAAATATGAACCTATGATTGGAGTATTCAATGTAACAAGACCTATTCTTGTTGTAAAAGATccagatttaattaaagatattcttATCAAAGATTTTACTGCGTTTGCCGATAGAGGAACACCCATTCATGAAAAG TTAGATCCCCTGTCGCAACATCTTTTCGCGTTAGAATTTAAAAGATGGCGACCATTAAGAACAAGACTGTCGCCAGTTTTTTCAACCGGCAAATTAAAGGAGatgttctttttaatatcgcaATGCGCTGATCGACTTGATCGATATATAGAAAAACTGGTGAATAAAAACGAGTCGATAGAATGTTGCGAATTGACGGCGAAATATACGACCGATGTAATCGGTACTTGCGTTTTCGGCATCGAGATAAACGCTCTATCGGACAAAGATAACGAATTCCGTAGAATAGGAAAAAAGATGTTCATGCCAAGCtggaaaaatattctacaattGAGACTCAAACAATCTCTGCCCTGGCTTTGCGACATACTCAGTTACATCTTACCACAAATGGAgataatcgaattttttacACGCCTTGTCGTAGAGACCATGAAGTATAGAGATACAAATAATACTGTTAGGCACGATTTTATTGATACACTGcgtgaattaaaaaaacattcaaaTAAACTGGGTGATATTG atttgaCAGACCATTTCTTAGCTGCTCAAGCATTTGTATTTTTCGGTGCCGGTTTTGAAAATTCATCGGTGACCATCAGTAACGCTCTTTACGAGATGGCATTAAATCAGGAAATACAAGTTAAACTACGTGaagaaattgataaagaatataaaaaacctAGTGGCAATTTTACATATGAgaacgttaaaaaaatgagttatttagataaaattttccatG ATCCAGATATTTATCCAAACCCTGATGTATTCGATCCAGAGAGATTTACTCACGAACTTGTGCAAACCAGACActcaatgttttatttaccTTTTGGCGATGGGCCAAGGAATTGCATTG gtgCTCGCTTTGCTGTTTATCAAATAAAGATTGGACTTATAAAGATATTGCAAAACTATAAAGTCGAAACTTGTGAAAAAACGCAAATACCTTACATATGTGATCCTAAGGCTTTCATATTATCACCATTAGatggaatatatttaaaaatgattaaaattaattga